The following proteins are co-located in the Pseudomonas synxantha genome:
- a CDS encoding phage tail tape measure C-terminal domain-containing protein — MATASQGSLTLNLGSLEQALAKASRITENSMREMQQKIEDASKKVSASAAAALQVTSGQFKGFQRAYDPATDAAENFIQKNAQLVQVLKQSQGAQNDFVGALEAQSSYTERAGLKFPTGGPYGDAASSDQEGMALLSEEKTGQVKSNFADMTQLLDDWREGASAAFKEYSTSAGTAAEQSKAVFASAFEKMDAAVLTFATTGKFNFSDFATSVLKDMAAMAAKTAASSALKSLFSLAGSAITSWLSPSVPAGSVLGPSGYQNELNVSGIKYANGGVFTNSIATGPTLAPMALFGEAGPEAIMPLSRGADGSLGVRALGGGQSGTTSSNQVVIQQTINVADGQGSGTDTNAQNVARAYAGSARQGAAEQIARDLKPGGQIWSAINGR, encoded by the coding sequence ATGGCAACTGCTTCCCAGGGTAGTCTGACGCTCAACCTCGGCAGCCTGGAGCAGGCCCTGGCGAAGGCGTCGCGGATTACCGAAAACAGCATGCGCGAGATGCAGCAGAAGATCGAGGACGCCAGTAAAAAGGTCAGCGCCTCTGCCGCAGCGGCGCTACAGGTCACGTCCGGCCAGTTCAAGGGCTTTCAAAGGGCCTATGACCCGGCCACGGATGCGGCGGAAAATTTTATTCAGAAAAATGCGCAACTGGTGCAAGTGCTCAAGCAGAGCCAGGGTGCGCAGAATGATTTTGTTGGTGCGCTGGAGGCGCAGTCCAGTTACACCGAGCGGGCGGGGCTGAAGTTTCCAACGGGTGGGCCGTATGGGGATGCAGCTTCATCGGATCAGGAGGGGATGGCTCTTCTGAGTGAAGAAAAAACTGGGCAAGTTAAAAGTAATTTCGCCGATATGACCCAGCTGCTCGATGATTGGCGCGAAGGCGCCAGTGCCGCGTTCAAAGAGTATTCTACTAGCGCAGGTACGGCAGCCGAGCAATCGAAGGCGGTGTTCGCCAGTGCTTTTGAAAAGATGGATGCCGCGGTCCTGACGTTTGCGACTACGGGGAAGTTCAACTTCTCAGACTTTGCCACCTCGGTACTTAAAGACATGGCGGCGATGGCTGCCAAAACGGCGGCCTCTAGTGCCCTGAAGTCGTTGTTCAGTTTGGCCGGCTCGGCCATCACCAGTTGGTTGAGCCCTTCTGTTCCCGCAGGTTCAGTGCTGGGGCCAAGCGGGTATCAAAATGAACTCAATGTCTCCGGCATTAAGTATGCCAATGGAGGTGTATTCACCAACTCCATTGCGACCGGCCCAACCCTGGCCCCCATGGCCCTCTTCGGCGAAGCCGGCCCCGAAGCCATCATGCCTCTGAGCCGTGGCGCCGACGGCTCCCTGGGCGTGCGCGCACTGGGCGGCGGTCAATCAGGCACTACTAGCAGCAACCAGGTGGTGATCCAGCAAACCATCAACGTTGCCGACGGCCAGGGCTCGGGCACCGACACCAACGCCCAGAATGTCGCCCGCGCCTATGCCGGTTCCGCCCGCCAGGGTGCTGCCGAACAGATCGCCCGTGACCTCAAGCCGGGCGGGCAAATCTGGTCGGCCATCAACGGCCGCTGA